In one Planctomycetaceae bacterium genomic region, the following are encoded:
- the guaB gene encoding IMP dehydrogenase, with amino-acid sequence MHKDKFVSEGITFDDCLLIPAKSDFVPSQADTSTRLTNNININIPIVSAAMDTVTESALAIALAQEGGIGIIHKNLNVEAQCREVIKVKRSENGVVLDPVILSSEQTVRQAREVMTEQNVSGIPIIDGKKLVGILTHRDLKFLRDDSVTINDVMTKDVVKAPADTTLEQAKDILQKHKVEKLLLVNDRGELAGLITMRDIDRYQKYPNAVRDSRGRLRVGAAVGVKDFERIEALISAEVDVIVVDTAHGHSQNVIDTVKEIKKNHNIDVIAGNIATADAARELIDAGVNAIKVGIGPGAICTTRIVSGVGVPQISAIMNCAEVGDKHGIPIIADGGIRFSGDISKAIAAGASSVMLGSLLAGLAESPGTLVIYKGRQFKEYRGMGSLGAMVKGSADRYGQKGVTQKEKLVPEGVEGRVPYRGMLSDFVYQLVGGLRAGMGYCGAPTIEQLRKNAKFVRVSASAMSESHPHDILITKEAPNYSMRDMIEN; translated from the coding sequence ATGCACAAAGATAAATTTGTTTCAGAAGGTATAACTTTTGATGACTGTTTGCTCATCCCAGCCAAGAGCGATTTCGTGCCTTCACAAGCCGATACGTCCACAAGACTTACAAACAATATAAACATTAACATCCCGATAGTTTCCGCCGCGATGGACACCGTTACTGAATCTGCGCTGGCAATCGCGCTGGCACAGGAGGGCGGAATCGGAATTATCCACAAGAATCTGAACGTCGAAGCCCAGTGCAGGGAAGTGATAAAAGTCAAGAGAAGCGAAAACGGCGTTGTGCTCGACCCTGTTATTTTAAGTTCGGAGCAGACCGTCCGACAGGCTCGCGAGGTTATGACCGAGCAGAATGTCTCTGGTATTCCGATTATTGACGGCAAAAAACTCGTCGGCATTCTGACGCACCGTGATTTGAAATTCCTGCGTGACGACAGTGTTACGATTAACGATGTAATGACAAAAGATGTTGTTAAGGCTCCCGCCGATACAACACTCGAACAGGCAAAAGATATTCTGCAAAAGCATAAGGTTGAAAAGCTGTTGCTTGTCAATGACAGGGGCGAACTTGCCGGCCTGATTACAATGCGTGATATCGACCGTTATCAGAAATATCCTAATGCCGTCAGAGACAGCCGAGGCAGATTAAGAGTTGGTGCCGCAGTCGGCGTTAAGGATTTTGAAAGAATCGAAGCGCTCATTAGCGCGGAAGTTGACGTAATTGTCGTCGATACCGCTCACGGCCATTCGCAAAATGTTATCGATACCGTAAAAGAAATTAAGAAAAACCATAATATAGATGTTATCGCAGGCAACATTGCCACCGCTGATGCCGCAAGAGAATTAATAGATGCAGGCGTTAATGCTATCAAGGTCGGCATTGGTCCCGGTGCGATTTGCACTACGCGAATCGTCAGCGGCGTTGGTGTGCCGCAGATTTCAGCGATTATGAATTGTGCCGAAGTCGGCGACAAGCACGGAATCCCGATTATAGCCGATGGCGGCATAAGATTTTCCGGCGATATTTCAAAGGCGATTGCCGCCGGTGCTTCGAGTGTTATGCTTGGTTCGCTTTTGGCAGGCCTTGCTGAAAGTCCGGGTACGCTTGTCATTTACAAAGGCAGACAGTTCAAGGAGTATCGCGGAATGGGTTCGCTTGGTGCGATGGTCAAGGGTTCTGCCGACAGATACGGCCAAAAGGGCGTTACGCAAAAGGAAAAACTTGTGCCGGAAGGCGTTGAGGGCAGGGTGCCTTATCGCGGAATGTTGAGTGATTTTGTTTATCAGTTGGTTGGCGGTTTGAGAGCGGGAATGGGTTATTGCGGAGCTCCGACGATTGAGCAGTTGCGGAAGAACGCGAAGTTTGTCAGAGTCAGCGCATCGGCCATGAGCGAATCGCATCCGCACGACATTCTGATTACAAAAGAAGCGCCTAACTATTCTATGCGTGATATGATTGAAAACTAA
- the guaA gene encoding glutamine-hydrolyzing GMP synthase, giving the protein MSNETIVIIDFGSQYGQLIARRVREHNVYSVIKQPSVKIDELKKIENLKGIILSGGPASVYAPNAPTTDAKIFELGVPILGICYGMQWGCKTLGSKIHKADRREYGRAQIAITDNNDLFSGISESTTVWMSHGDQAESLSGDFEILAKTNTCPYAAVRNKGKKFYGLQFHPEVSHTPQGNTIMKNFLYGVCKCTGDWQMKDFTEQMVEKIRQQAKTGTVICGLSGGVDSAVTAAIVHKAIGDRLKCIFVDNGLLRKNERQQVEDTFKNHFHIDLHVVDWSKQFLTKLKGVTDPQKKRIIIGHEFIEAFKSEANKISDAKFLAQGTLYPDVIESGSKDGNLAANIKLHHNVGGLPKELGFELVEPLRDLFKDEVRLVGEYLGLPEHIVWRHPFPGPGLAVRIIGEITEDRLRVLRDADEILIDEIKAADLYRKVSQTLAVLVPVATVGVMGDERSYDNVIAIRSVDTTDFMTADFSRIPYDVLGLISSRIINEVRGINRVVYDISSKPPATIEWE; this is encoded by the coding sequence ATGTCAAATGAAACTATAGTTATAATTGACTTCGGCAGCCAATATGGTCAGCTCATTGCACGTCGAGTTCGCGAACATAATGTATATTCTGTAATCAAACAGCCGTCTGTAAAAATTGACGAGCTTAAGAAAATCGAGAACCTTAAAGGCATAATTCTCTCTGGCGGCCCGGCAAGTGTTTATGCACCGAATGCGCCAACAACCGACGCGAAAATTTTCGAGCTTGGCGTCCCGATTTTAGGGATATGTTATGGAATGCAGTGGGGCTGTAAAACCCTCGGCTCGAAAATTCACAAAGCCGACCGCAGAGAATACGGCAGGGCACAAATCGCTATAACAGACAATAATGATTTGTTCTCCGGCATAAGCGAAAGCACTACTGTTTGGATGAGTCACGGCGACCAGGCTGAAAGTTTGAGCGGGGATTTTGAAATACTTGCGAAAACAAATACCTGTCCGTATGCCGCGGTAAGGAACAAAGGCAAAAAGTTCTACGGCCTGCAGTTCCATCCCGAAGTAAGCCACACGCCGCAGGGCAATACGATAATGAAAAACTTCCTCTACGGAGTTTGCAAATGCACCGGCGATTGGCAGATGAAGGATTTCACCGAGCAGATGGTTGAGAAAATTCGTCAGCAGGCCAAAACCGGCACAGTAATCTGCGGCCTTTCCGGCGGCGTTGATTCTGCTGTTACCGCTGCGATTGTTCACAAGGCAATCGGCGACAGGCTCAAATGTATATTTGTGGATAATGGTCTGCTTCGCAAAAACGAACGTCAGCAGGTTGAAGATACTTTTAAAAATCATTTTCATATCGATTTGCACGTCGTTGACTGGAGCAAACAATTTCTTACAAAACTCAAAGGCGTAACAGACCCGCAGAAAAAACGCATAATCATCGGCCACGAATTTATTGAGGCGTTCAAATCGGAAGCGAACAAAATTTCTGATGCGAAATTTCTCGCACAGGGCACGCTCTATCCCGACGTGATTGAATCAGGAAGCAAGGATGGCAATCTTGCCGCGAATATAAAATTGCACCATAACGTCGGCGGCCTGCCGAAAGAGCTTGGCTTTGAATTGGTCGAGCCGCTGCGTGATTTGTTCAAGGATGAAGTCAGACTTGTCGGTGAATATTTGGGATTGCCGGAACATATCGTTTGGCGGCATCCGTTCCCCGGCCCCGGCCTTGCCGTGAGAATTATCGGCGAAATCACAGAAGACAGACTTCGTGTTCTGCGTGACGCCGATGAGATTTTGATTGACGAAATCAAAGCCGCGGATTTATATAGAAAGGTTTCACAGACTCTTGCCGTTCTGGTTCCTGTTGCAACTGTTGGCGTTATGGGCGATGAGCGGAGTTACGATAATGTTATTGCTATTCGTTCGGTCGATACAACAGACTTTATGACCGCTGATTTTTCGAGAATACCATATGATGTACTCGGCCTTATTTCGAGCAGAATTATAAATGAAGTGCGAGGTATAAACCGTGTCGTGTATGACATAAGTTCTAAACCTCCGGCCACAATTGAATGGGAATAA
- a CDS encoding phosphatase PAP2 family protein: protein MDFKCRISAFGFLFLICVFALPVFSIDVNDVNKTPLATGLIKQDAKAYVGVCWDDAKKTFLDKNNLMLLLLAGGGSIAFRETGIDDRAADHFEENGRMSKTLDNFTDIAGSPGTHFAATGIWYLMAANKKDDVNLQRSWIMLRALSVTGATTLALKASVRDHTPNDKSWAWPSGHTSSSFTVAAVLDEFYGPKIGIPAYMGAGFVGYRMMESGDHWASDVLFGGVLGYVVGHAVAGKNKELAIGDFKIQPMTTHLHDSPVAGVAFEKRF from the coding sequence ATGGATTTCAAATGCAGAATTTCAGCTTTTGGATTTTTGTTTTTAATTTGTGTTTTTGCTTTACCTGTCTTTTCGATTGACGTCAACGACGTCAACAAAACGCCTCTTGCCACCGGCCTTATCAAGCAGGATGCCAAGGCGTATGTCGGCGTTTGTTGGGACGATGCGAAGAAAACTTTCCTTGATAAAAATAATCTTATGCTGTTGCTCCTTGCCGGCGGCGGAAGTATCGCGTTTCGTGAAACGGGAATAGACGACCGCGCCGCAGACCATTTTGAAGAAAACGGCAGGATGTCCAAAACTTTGGATAATTTTACGGACATTGCCGGCAGTCCGGGTACTCACTTTGCCGCGACGGGTATATGGTATTTGATGGCGGCTAATAAAAAGGATGATGTGAATCTCCAGCGAAGCTGGATAATGCTGCGTGCATTAAGTGTTACCGGTGCAACGACTCTTGCGCTCAAGGCCTCGGTTCGCGACCACACTCCAAACGACAAATCGTGGGCATGGCCCAGCGGCCACACGTCAAGTTCGTTTACGGTAGCTGCGGTGTTGGATGAGTTTTACGGCCCTAAAATCGGTATTCCCGCGTATATGGGCGCTGGCTTTGTCGGTTACAGAATGATGGAATCCGGCGACCACTGGGCAAGCGATGTTTTATTCGGTGGTGTTTTGGGGTATGTTGTTGGGCACGCCGTTGCAGGCAAGAACAAGGAATTGGCGATTGGCGATTTTAAAATCCAGCCGATGACTACACACCTTCACGATAGTCCCGTAGCCGGTGTTGCTTTTGAAAAACGCTTTTAG
- a CDS encoding methyltransferase domain-containing protein, translating into MRFIKFVKEFIKHPKQVGAVAESSGFLARTMAEQIGSATNVVEFGPGTGSVTKEILRQLPKHGKLTCLEINPKFCEDLKKINDHRLQIVNDDVRNYSRTMENYDCVLSSLPLGIFDKTQRDKIIAISGRAKKYVQFQYTPFLKPKLKKYFHDVEIKFVPFNLPPAFVYVSKNPKDKTQNKKMTKKTNRPFAVKVAMQIGVVLANLWTSSLK; encoded by the coding sequence ATGAGATTTATAAAATTTGTAAAAGAGTTTATAAAACACCCTAAACAGGTAGGGGCAGTTGCTGAAAGCTCGGGCTTTCTGGCACGCACAATGGCAGAACAAATCGGCAGCGCTACCAACGTTGTCGAATTCGGGCCGGGGACAGGGTCTGTGACTAAAGAAATACTGCGGCAGCTTCCAAAACATGGCAAGCTGACCTGTCTTGAAATCAATCCGAAATTCTGCGAAGATTTAAAAAAAATAAACGACCACAGACTGCAAATCGTCAATGATGATGTGCGGAATTACAGCAGAACTATGGAAAATTACGATTGCGTACTGTCGAGTCTGCCGCTGGGAATTTTTGACAAAACACAAAGAGATAAAATCATCGCGATATCAGGCAGAGCGAAAAAATATGTTCAGTTTCAGTATACACCTTTTCTGAAACCAAAACTGAAAAAATATTTTCATGATGTTGAAATAAAATTCGTGCCGTTCAATTTGCCGCCGGCGTTTGTGTATGTTTCAAAAAATCCAAAAGACAAAACACAAAATAAAAAGATGACAAAAAAGACCAACCGGCCGTTTGCTGTAAAAGTCGCAATGCAAATAGGTGTGGTTCTTGCCAACCTCTGGACGTCAAGTTTGAAATAA
- a CDS encoding glycosyltransferase, which yields MFNFGKRLYSYITAPSSAAVYSPRFGGAYADYRMPLSVDSGSKFCILLIVAAIVYSGILTMEEFKSFVDDMRNTHSGAMYLNAIRMLMYVSVSVFIWRLVLVLRYRPAPTLSDAKLPKITVIVPAYNEGKCVLKTLRSVLKSDYPADKMQIIAVNDGSKDDTLQWMQIAVDTSDGRIELINFPQNRGKRHAIYEGVRAGKGSVIITIDSDSIIEHQTLRRLVSPFADPQVGAVAGNVRVLNRRDGIIPKMLEVSFAYSFDFIRASQSMVNSVFCTPGALSAYRKKAIIKDLNTWRDQTFLGKPATIGEDRAITNLVLKNGYDVRYQSNSMVYTIAPTDYKQLCKMFLRWARSNVRETFVMGEFIFKKFRKGSRYGAIINFIMSILVMIIPQAIIGAVMCAMFMNPQIYISQVALGTVLASTVPVIFYSIRHRNSDALWAYAYGLFWLVALWWITPWSIITMGNGKWLTRELPQTRQDIITRISIFLGLKAA from the coding sequence ATGTTTAACTTTGGGAAAAGATTGTATAGTTACATTACAGCTCCATCTTCTGCTGCGGTATATTCCCCGCGTTTTGGCGGCGCGTATGCGGACTATCGAATGCCTTTGTCAGTTGATTCAGGCTCGAAGTTTTGTATTCTGCTGATTGTTGCCGCGATTGTTTACAGCGGCATACTCACTATGGAGGAATTCAAATCTTTTGTCGATGATATGCGAAACACACATTCAGGCGCGATGTATCTGAATGCGATACGAATGTTGATGTACGTCAGCGTTTCTGTTTTTATCTGGCGTTTGGTTCTTGTACTTCGTTACAGACCCGCTCCGACACTTAGCGATGCCAAGCTGCCGAAAATTACGGTAATTGTTCCGGCGTACAATGAAGGCAAATGTGTTTTAAAAACTCTCCGCAGCGTTTTGAAAAGCGATTATCCAGCCGACAAGATGCAGATTATTGCGGTTAACGACGGCAGCAAAGACGACACGCTCCAGTGGATGCAGATAGCTGTCGATACGTCGGACGGCAGAATTGAACTGATAAATTTCCCGCAGAACCGCGGCAAGCGCCACGCTATTTATGAAGGCGTTCGCGCAGGCAAGGGTTCGGTTATTATAACAATCGACAGCGATTCGATTATTGAGCATCAGACTCTTCGTCGTCTGGTCAGTCCGTTTGCCGACCCGCAGGTTGGCGCGGTTGCCGGCAATGTCCGCGTTTTAAACCGCAGAGACGGCATTATTCCGAAAATGCTCGAAGTTTCATTTGCGTACAGTTTTGATTTCATCCGCGCAAGCCAGAGTATGGTAAATTCTGTTTTCTGTACGCCCGGCGCTTTGAGCGCATATCGCAAGAAGGCGATTATAAAAGATTTGAACACCTGGCGTGATCAGACATTCTTAGGCAAACCAGCGACGATTGGCGAAGACCGCGCGATTACCAACTTGGTGTTGAAGAATGGTTACGATGTAAGATACCAGTCCAATTCGATGGTTTACACGATTGCTCCGACAGATTACAAGCAGCTATGCAAAATGTTCCTTCGCTGGGCTCGCAGTAATGTTCGTGAAACTTTTGTTATGGGTGAATTTATTTTCAAAAAGTTCCGCAAAGGTTCGCGTTATGGTGCAATCATTAATTTTATAATGTCAATACTGGTTATGATAATTCCGCAGGCGATTATCGGCGCTGTTATGTGTGCGATGTTTATGAACCCGCAGATTTACATTTCGCAGGTCGCGCTGGGCACGGTTTTAGCTTCGACGGTTCCGGTTATTTTCTATTCGATTCGCCACAGAAATTCAGATGCCCTTTGGGCGTATGCTTACGGTCTGTTTTGGCTCGTCGCGTTATGGTGGATTACGCCGTGGTCGATAATTACGATGGGCAACGGCAAATGGCTTACAAGAGAACTGCCGCAAACTCGTCAGGACATTATCACAAGAATTTCAATTTTCCTCGGCCTAAAAGCCGCTTAA
- a CDS encoding glycoside hydrolase family 5 protein — MKSKIKYITIVLFFASLSFAGLPALKAKGTSITDGNNTVILKGTNLGNWLMMETWMMHLYDDKIHDQYMFELTLQQRFGEQEKNRLMDLFRANWINTRDFETIKSFNMNCARLPFYYQLLEDDNNPMQLKTDAFKWLDYAIDSAQKHGIYTILCLHGAAGCQSNMGHCGRDNYNKFWSDPNYLKRTCWLWQQIAQRYKNRGCVAGYDLLNEPWGAPMQKQIEAFEAIYKAIRSIDSEHIIFIQGHESLKELGSPREHGWENVAYSLHRYPGIFDGGPPTRDNQTRFLKSSLAEINNEAKDLNVPFFMGEFNVVYTGAGGAEMMRRHYDTYAQYNWAATMWAYKIITVPDEKRRGYWEMVTNKLPQPWIDFRTADINEIEKYFEFFSSDYAYYEDLEKYLTQKEPLPPLADPPPPAKPITSASFADKLIGWDAIDIKTSIAGGQKVYSDKKIDLYGCGADIYLANDQCRFVYKKMTGDCEFSATIDELTFTHMFAKAGIMIRDDLTDDSVFSLLAARPAGELEFISRFNKGEYVKTHGHLGHDFPGINLKLVRKGNVIESYHCKGNEPWEKFMTVELPQLGQTVYVGIFCLSHDNSQLAKAAFDNIK; from the coding sequence ATGAAAAGTAAAATCAAGTACATAACTATCGTACTATTTTTTGCTTCGTTATCATTCGCAGGTCTGCCCGCTCTCAAAGCAAAGGGCACATCAATCACCGACGGCAATAACACCGTAATTCTCAAAGGCACAAATCTTGGCAACTGGCTGATGATGGAAACGTGGATGATGCACCTCTACGACGATAAAATTCACGACCAGTATATGTTCGAGCTGACCTTGCAGCAGCGATTCGGCGAACAGGAGAAAAATCGCCTGATGGATTTGTTCAGAGCGAACTGGATTAACACTCGTGATTTCGAAACAATCAAGTCTTTCAATATGAATTGCGCTCGACTGCCGTTTTATTATCAGCTCCTGGAAGACGATAATAATCCAATGCAGCTAAAAACCGACGCGTTCAAATGGCTCGATTACGCCATCGACTCAGCACAAAAGCATGGAATTTATACAATACTCTGTCTGCACGGAGCGGCAGGATGTCAAAGCAATATGGGACACTGCGGCAGAGATAATTATAACAAATTCTGGTCTGACCCAAATTATTTAAAAAGAACCTGTTGGCTTTGGCAACAGATTGCGCAAAGATATAAAAATCGCGGCTGCGTTGCGGGCTACGATTTGCTGAACGAACCATGGGGAGCGCCGATGCAGAAACAAATCGAGGCGTTCGAAGCGATTTACAAAGCGATACGAAGCATTGACAGCGAACATATAATTTTCATACAGGGACACGAATCCTTAAAAGAGCTCGGAAGTCCGCGGGAACACGGCTGGGAAAATGTCGCGTATTCGCTGCATCGGTATCCGGGAATATTTGACGGCGGACCGCCGACACGCGACAATCAGACGAGATTTCTAAAATCATCTCTTGCGGAAATAAACAATGAAGCAAAAGATTTGAATGTTCCGTTTTTTATGGGCGAGTTTAATGTTGTTTACACCGGAGCGGGCGGAGCGGAAATGATGCGCAGGCATTATGACACATACGCACAATACAACTGGGCCGCGACGATGTGGGCATATAAAATAATCACAGTTCCCGACGAAAAACGCAGAGGCTATTGGGAAATGGTAACAAATAAACTACCGCAGCCATGGATAGACTTCAGAACGGCAGACATAAACGAAATCGAAAAATATTTTGAATTTTTCTCTTCTGATTATGCCTACTATGAGGATTTAGAAAAATATCTCACGCAAAAAGAACCCCTGCCGCCTTTGGCAGACCCGCCTCCGCCTGCAAAACCAATCACATCGGCGTCATTTGCTGATAAACTCATCGGCTGGGACGCAATCGATATTAAAACTTCAATCGCAGGCGGACAGAAAGTTTATTCAGATAAAAAAATCGACCTCTACGGCTGCGGAGCGGATATTTATCTGGCCAACGACCAATGTCGATTCGTGTACAAAAAAATGACTGGCGATTGCGAATTTTCCGCGACTATTGACGAACTTACATTCACGCACATGTTCGCAAAGGCCGGCATTATGATTCGCGACGACTTAACTGACGATTCTGTCTTCTCATTGCTCGCGGCAAGGCCTGCCGGCGAGCTGGAATTTATCAGCAGATTCAACAAAGGCGAATATGTCAAAACACACGGCCATCTGGGACATGATTTTCCGGGCATCAACTTAAAACTCGTGCGCAAAGGAAATGTCATAGAGTCCTATCACTGCAAAGGCAATGAACCGTGGGAAAAATTTATGACTGTTGAATTGCCGCAACTTGGGCAAACTGTTTATGTGGGAATATTCTGTTTGAGCCATGATAATTCACAATTAGCAAAAGCTGCGTTCGACAATATTAAATAA
- a CDS encoding carbohydrate ABC transporter permease, with the protein MLKNNSIKPVSHKKQKIVSSISTHTILIIGAIAFMFPLVWMLSTALKPLAETTKIPPTIMPSKFMWSNYKEATTAIPFWKYAKNTLIVCVLTVIGTLVSSTLVAYGFARIQWKGRDVLFYCVLATMMIPFPVIMAPLFVVFGKLGWIGSLKPLWIPSFGAAAFNIFLMRQFFRTIPTELTEAAKIDGCSELGILIRVILPLSKPILLVVALFQFIASWNDFLGPLVYLTREDTYTLALGLQFFQSQHGGTYWNYLMAASSLIVLPIIIIYFFAQKAFIEGISLTGLKG; encoded by the coding sequence ATGCTGAAAAATAATTCCATAAAACCTGTATCACACAAGAAACAAAAAATTGTTTCTTCGATATCGACACATACGATATTGATAATCGGCGCAATAGCGTTTATGTTCCCGCTTGTCTGGATGCTTTCGACTGCGCTCAAGCCGCTGGCGGAGACAACAAAAATTCCGCCGACAATCATGCCTTCCAAATTTATGTGGAGCAATTACAAAGAGGCGACAACAGCGATTCCGTTTTGGAAATACGCGAAAAACACTCTGATTGTCTGCGTTCTTACTGTTATCGGCACTCTCGTTTCGTCAACGCTGGTGGCTTACGGATTCGCGAGGATTCAGTGGAAAGGCAGAGATGTGCTGTTTTACTGCGTGCTGGCGACAATGATGATTCCGTTTCCGGTTATAATGGCGCCGCTGTTTGTGGTATTCGGCAAGCTCGGCTGGATTGGAAGTTTGAAACCATTGTGGATTCCATCGTTCGGCGCAGCGGCATTTAACATCTTTCTGATGAGACAATTTTTCCGCACAATTCCGACTGAATTAACCGAGGCCGCGAAAATCGACGGATGCAGCGAGCTTGGAATTTTAATTCGCGTAATTTTGCCTTTGTCAAAACCTATCCTGCTGGTAGTCGCGCTGTTTCAGTTTATCGCATCGTGGAATGATTTTCTTGGGCCGCTGGTTTATTTGACTCGTGAAGATACATATACACTTGCACTGGGGCTGCAATTTTTCCAGAGTCAGCACGGCGGGACATACTGGAATTATCTTATGGCGGCGTCAAGTCTGATTGTGCTGCCGATAATCATTATTTATTTCTTCGCGCAAAAAGCGTTCATCGAGGGCATTTCACTTACAGGCTTAAAAGGATAA
- a CDS encoding sugar ABC transporter permease: MKKNTENLLKGLLFISPWIVGFSVFQIYPIYKSIYYSFCQYDVLNPPIFVGLKNYSNLFHDEVFLKSIVSTGLYTIMAIPLSMIVSLFFAILLNQKILGRGIFRTIYFLPSLVPMVALAILWKWMFNGENGILNYFLGLFGIPGPNWLGSTMWATPSIVLTGIWGVGGSIVIYLAALQDVPRSLYEAAEIDGAGWFSKVRHITLPMISPVIYFNLILGIIGCLQVFAVPYIMTSGGPARSTYYYTMYLFDNAFSFLKMGYAGAMAVLLFIIILAVTFIVTKMTASKVYYAEK; the protein is encoded by the coding sequence TTGAAGAAAAATACTGAAAACCTGCTCAAGGGACTGCTTTTTATCTCGCCGTGGATAGTCGGATTTTCTGTTTTCCAGATTTATCCAATATACAAGAGCATCTACTACAGCTTCTGTCAGTATGATGTGCTGAACCCGCCGATTTTTGTCGGGCTGAAAAATTACAGCAATCTTTTCCACGACGAAGTGTTTCTAAAATCAATCGTCAGCACAGGCCTCTATACTATTATGGCGATTCCGCTGTCGATGATTGTTTCGCTGTTTTTCGCGATACTTCTGAATCAGAAAATTTTGGGACGCGGCATTTTCAGAACAATTTATTTTCTGCCATCACTGGTACCGATGGTTGCGCTGGCGATACTATGGAAATGGATGTTCAACGGCGAAAACGGTATTCTAAATTATTTCCTCGGTCTATTCGGTATTCCGGGGCCTAACTGGCTCGGCTCGACAATGTGGGCAACGCCTTCGATAGTACTTACGGGAATATGGGGCGTGGGCGGTTCAATCGTTATTTATCTCGCTGCACTGCAGGATGTGCCGAGAAGTCTTTACGAAGCGGCGGAGATTGACGGAGCGGGATGGTTTTCAAAAGTTCGACATATAACGCTGCCAATGATTTCGCCGGTGATTTATTTCAATCTTATCCTCGGCATCATCGGCTGTTTGCAGGTTTTCGCTGTGCCCTATATTATGACATCGGGCGGGCCGGCACGAAGCACCTATTATTACACAATGTATCTGTTTGACAACGCGTTCAGTTTTTTGAAAATGGGATACGCCGGCGCAATGGCGGTTCTACTGTTTATAATAATTCTGGCAGTTACCTTTATCGTAACCAAAATGACGGCGAGCAAAGTTTACTATGCTGAAAAATAA
- a CDS encoding ABC transporter substrate-binding protein yields the protein MQHLLTILIIVSIAAFGGCSKTPAEHKGRVVVDYWEMWSGQELQAAKHLVDKFNNSQDEIFVNLLSVSELERKLLIAIAGNDPPDLANLQDSAIPKLGDKNAIEVIDELLPEIGASQQDYIDIYWKLCSYENKLYGLPIAATTLALHTNADLLKNAGFEDVPQTLEQLDEYATKLTIKNGNNFESLGFVPTQPGWWNFAWVWWFGGDWYDGKNITANRPENVEAFKWIQSYAQTYGARALQNFTSGFGAFSWSDDRFMTGKLAMVLQGPWMSKFIDQMSPGLNWTAEAFPSAGGRLKDVTLAECNVLVIPRGAKHKKEAAKFIAFMQKPENLQYLAFKQNKFVPLKIANEMDYSNHPNKNIKLFVRLSQSPNAYATPRIPIWQEYAHEIDNAFQSVWLGKKTPQQALDDVQKRVEVKWQEYLDMKNKLNKTR from the coding sequence ATGCAACATTTGCTTACTATCCTTATTATAGTCTCGATTGCAGCCTTTGGCGGTTGCTCCAAAACACCCGCCGAACACAAAGGCAGAGTTGTCGTTGATTATTGGGAGATGTGGAGCGGCCAGGAACTGCAAGCGGCTAAACATCTGGTCGATAAATTCAATAATTCACAGGATGAAATTTTTGTCAATCTGCTTAGCGTCAGCGAACTGGAACGCAAACTGCTGATCGCCATCGCAGGCAACGACCCGCCTGATTTGGCAAATCTTCAGGATTCGGCGATTCCCAAACTCGGAGATAAAAACGCAATCGAAGTCATCGATGAGCTTCTGCCGGAAATCGGCGCAAGTCAGCAGGATTACATCGACATCTACTGGAAACTGTGCAGTTATGAAAACAAATTGTACGGTCTGCCAATCGCAGCAACAACACTTGCTCTGCATACGAATGCTGACCTGTTGAAAAATGCCGGCTTCGAGGACGTGCCTCAAACGCTGGAACAATTAGACGAGTACGCAACGAAACTGACAATTAAAAATGGTAACAATTTCGAATCGCTCGGTTTTGTGCCGACGCAGCCGGGCTGGTGGAATTTCGCGTGGGTGTGGTGGTTCGGCGGCGACTGGTATGACGGCAAAAATATAACCGCCAATCGTCCGGAAAATGTCGAAGCGTTCAAGTGGATTCAATCTTATGCGCAAACTTATGGAGCAAGAGCGCTGCAAAATTTCACGAGCGGATTCGGAGCGTTCTCGTGGTCGGACGACCGATTTATGACGGGCAAGCTCGCGATGGTTCTGCAGGGGCCTTGGATGAGCAAATTCATAGACCAGATGTCGCCGGGATTGAACTGGACGGCCGAAGCATTTCCATCGGCAGGCGGAAGACTCAAAGATGTTACGCTGGCTGAATGCAATGTTCTGGTAATCCCAAGAGGCGCCAAACATAAAAAAGAAGCCGCGAAATTTATTGCGTTTATGCAGAAACCTGAAAATCTTCAGTATCTGGCCTTTAAGCAAAATAAATTTGTTCCGTTAAAAATCGCAAACGAAATGGATTATTCCAATCATCCAAATAAAAACATAAAATTATTTGTAAGATTAAGCCAGTCGCCCAACGCTTATGCGACGCCGAGGATTCCGATTTGGCAGGAATACGCGCACGAAATCGACAACGCGTTTCAGTCTGTCTGGCTCGGTAAAAAAACGCCGCAGCAGGCGCTTGATGATGTGCAGAAAAGAGTCGAAGTCAAATGGCAAGAATATCTTGATATGAAAAATAAATTAAATAAAACCAGGTAA